In a single window of the Mycobacterium bourgelatii genome:
- a CDS encoding mycofactocin-coupled SDR family oxidoreductase, giving the protein MAGRVEGKVALISGAARGQGRSHAVRLAQEGADIIAVDICGPVENLAYPHATPDDLAETADLVKGVGRRIVTAEVDVRDFDALKSAVDGGVEELGRLDIIVANAGIGTFGNKLHKIPENVWQDMIDVNLSGVWKTVKSGVPHIIAGGRGGSIVLTGSVGSHKALAFTGHYIAAKHGVLGIMRSFAVELGQHMIRVNSVHPSQVNTPMTMNEVTFRLFRPDLENPGPEDFAPFSQMTHTLPIPWVEAVDISNAVLFLASDESRYITGVSLPVDAGALLK; this is encoded by the coding sequence ATGGCGGGCCGCGTCGAAGGCAAAGTCGCGCTCATCAGCGGTGCCGCGCGTGGTCAGGGCCGCAGTCATGCGGTGCGCCTGGCACAGGAGGGCGCCGATATCATCGCGGTCGACATCTGCGGACCCGTCGAGAATTTGGCGTATCCGCACGCCACCCCTGACGACCTCGCCGAGACCGCCGATCTGGTGAAGGGAGTGGGCCGCCGCATCGTGACCGCGGAAGTCGACGTGCGCGACTTCGACGCACTGAAGTCCGCAGTGGACGGCGGAGTGGAGGAACTCGGTCGCCTCGACATCATTGTGGCCAACGCGGGCATCGGCACTTTCGGCAACAAGCTGCACAAGATCCCGGAAAACGTCTGGCAGGACATGATCGACGTCAACCTTTCCGGGGTCTGGAAGACGGTGAAATCCGGTGTGCCACACATCATCGCCGGTGGTCGTGGTGGTTCGATCGTGCTCACCGGGTCCGTCGGGTCGCACAAGGCGTTGGCGTTCACCGGCCACTACATCGCGGCCAAACACGGCGTGCTGGGCATCATGCGCAGTTTTGCTGTCGAACTGGGCCAGCACATGATTCGGGTGAATTCCGTTCATCCCAGCCAAGTCAACACCCCCATGACGATGAATGAAGTGACGTTCCGGCTGTTCCGACCAGACCTGGAAAACCCAGGCCCCGAGGATTTCGCCCCCTTCTCCCAGATGACACACACGTTGCCGATCCCGTGGGTCGAGGCGGTCGACATCAGTAACGCCGTACTGTTCCTGGCATCTGACGAATCTCGTTACATCACAGGTGTTTCACTGCCTGTCGATGCGGGTGCATTGCTGAAGTAA
- a CDS encoding enoyl-CoA hydratase/isomerase family protein, producing MPEYDYEELKKEAEQYIKFEKDVKNKIAYITFDRPEAQNSTTLGMRQNYADLIHKCNVDDDVKVVVIRGEGEDFGSGGDLPEQRGMLENPGMPLLHELAINDDNVKYPPGGSYRYLSTVTDFYAKARAGNRPLQELRKISIIEAKGYCYGWHFYQAGDADLVISSDDALFGHPAFRYVGWGPRLWWWAETMGLRKFSEMLFTGRPFTAKEMYECGFLNSVVPREKLEEETLKYAMACSRSRPTDTVAVQKTFLELYKQHKGEYFGSLLTGMVEGMLPLIANDQADEVDLTEGTFGKGLNNVVKDNDMNFPPEWRLSRSGRKKP from the coding sequence ATGCCTGAGTACGACTACGAAGAGTTGAAGAAGGAAGCCGAGCAGTACATCAAGTTCGAGAAGGACGTCAAGAACAAGATCGCCTACATCACCTTCGACCGTCCCGAGGCGCAGAACTCCACGACACTGGGCATGCGGCAGAACTACGCCGACCTGATCCACAAGTGCAACGTCGACGACGACGTCAAAGTAGTGGTAATCCGCGGTGAGGGCGAGGATTTCGGCAGCGGCGGTGACCTGCCCGAACAGCGAGGGATGCTGGAGAACCCCGGCATGCCGTTGCTGCACGAACTGGCGATCAACGACGACAACGTCAAGTACCCGCCTGGTGGCTCGTACCGCTACCTGTCCACCGTCACCGACTTCTATGCCAAGGCACGGGCGGGAAACCGTCCGCTGCAAGAGCTTCGGAAGATCAGCATCATCGAAGCCAAGGGCTACTGCTACGGTTGGCACTTCTACCAGGCCGGCGACGCCGACCTGGTGATCTCCTCCGACGACGCGCTGTTCGGGCATCCGGCGTTCCGCTACGTGGGATGGGGGCCGCGGCTGTGGTGGTGGGCCGAGACCATGGGCCTGCGCAAGTTCTCCGAAATGCTGTTCACTGGGCGACCTTTCACCGCCAAAGAGATGTACGAATGCGGATTCCTCAACAGCGTCGTGCCGCGGGAGAAGCTGGAAGAAGAGACGCTGAAGTACGCGATGGCGTGTTCGCGTTCACGTCCGACGGACACGGTTGCGGTCCAGAAGACCTTCCTCGAACTGTACAAGCAGCACAAGGGTGAATACTTCGGCAGCTTGCTCACCGGCATGGTCGAGGGAATGCTGCCTTTGATCGCCAACGATCAGGCCGACGAAGTCGACCTCACCGAGGGCACCTTCGGCAAGGGACTCAACAACGTGGTGAAGGACAACGACATGAACTTTCCGCCGGAGTGGCGTCTTAGCCGGTCGGGACGCAAGAAGCCCTGA
- a CDS encoding SDR family NAD(P)-dependent oxidoreductase: MTPPLAHTVALVTGASSGIGAATATALAASGAAVALLARRAERLRDLQAHIESEGGTALVVPADVTDADEVSAAVQHTVAKLGRLDIVVNNAGLMRMGLATEAPLQDWDELVSVNVNGVLYVTRAALPHLVAAAADSPRGVADLVMISSTAGWVARPGTAVYSLTKFGANAFSEAIRQEVLGKRVRVGVVGPGTVDTEIFDHLAEPSRQAIERQTADMTKLRSEDIADAVLYMVTRDRRVAINHMLVRAAEQTW; encoded by the coding sequence ATGACGCCGCCCCTGGCACACACCGTGGCCCTGGTGACCGGTGCCAGCAGTGGTATCGGAGCCGCGACGGCCACTGCACTCGCCGCGAGCGGCGCCGCCGTGGCACTGCTTGCGCGCCGGGCGGAGCGGCTGCGGGATCTGCAGGCGCACATCGAATCCGAGGGTGGGACAGCCCTTGTCGTGCCCGCCGACGTCACAGACGCCGACGAGGTGTCCGCCGCTGTCCAGCACACGGTCGCAAAGCTAGGCCGCCTCGACATTGTGGTGAACAATGCGGGCTTGATGCGCATGGGATTGGCCACCGAGGCACCACTTCAGGACTGGGATGAACTGGTGTCAGTCAACGTGAACGGCGTTCTCTATGTAACACGAGCCGCGCTTCCGCACCTGGTTGCCGCGGCAGCCGATTCGCCGCGAGGCGTGGCCGATCTCGTGATGATCAGCTCCACCGCGGGTTGGGTTGCCCGGCCCGGTACGGCCGTCTACTCTTTGACCAAATTTGGCGCGAACGCGTTCAGCGAGGCCATCCGACAAGAGGTCCTCGGCAAGCGGGTCCGGGTTGGGGTCGTCGGCCCGGGAACGGTGGACACCGAGATCTTCGATCACTTGGCGGAGCCGTCCCGGCAAGCCATCGAGCGGCAGACGGCCGACATGACCAAGCTACGCTCGGAAGACATTGCCGATGCCGTGCTCTACATGGTCACCCGCGACCGCAGGGTCGCCATCAATCACATGCTGGTCCGGGCGGCCGAGCAGACCTGGTAA
- a CDS encoding HD domain-containing protein: MSTPDFNRLGGLAWVERSGGQLSRAERRRLVAAIALGQWQNAVGRVRLALGRIPAAAARIDLDTFRVPDSKFAREAEQACAELPDVVVGHSYRTWMFGRALAAVDGNELDDELFYCGALLHDHGIVAPTPNRDFTLASVERMRTCAQAAQLPEDRRELLADGICVHLTPGVTVEADGALGCYVQWGAMVDIAGLRIWDITPGNVEETLRRYPRGDLKSQLLDMVRAEAAAVPKGRFSLLMRCGFPLAVRMAPFDS, translated from the coding sequence ATGAGCACGCCCGATTTCAATCGGCTGGGCGGTCTGGCTTGGGTGGAGCGGAGCGGTGGCCAGTTGTCCCGCGCTGAGCGACGCCGACTGGTGGCGGCAATTGCCTTGGGACAGTGGCAAAATGCCGTCGGCAGAGTCAGACTCGCGCTCGGCCGCATTCCGGCCGCAGCCGCACGCATCGACTTGGACACGTTCCGGGTGCCGGATTCGAAGTTCGCGCGGGAGGCCGAGCAGGCCTGCGCGGAACTGCCGGACGTCGTTGTGGGCCACTCCTACCGCACCTGGATGTTCGGACGTGCCCTTGCCGCCGTCGACGGAAACGAGTTGGACGACGAGCTCTTCTATTGCGGCGCACTGCTGCACGACCATGGCATCGTCGCCCCAACGCCGAACCGCGATTTCACGCTGGCCAGCGTCGAGCGCATGCGCACCTGCGCGCAGGCCGCACAGCTACCCGAAGACCGAAGGGAACTGCTTGCCGACGGCATCTGTGTGCACCTGACGCCGGGCGTCACGGTGGAGGCCGACGGCGCGCTGGGGTGCTACGTGCAGTGGGGCGCGATGGTCGATATCGCCGGCTTGCGGATCTGGGACATCACCCCAGGCAATGTCGAAGAGACGTTGCGCCGTTATCCCCGAGGTGATTTGAAAAGTCAACTCCTTGACATGGTGCGGGCCGAGGCCGCGGCGGTGCCGAAAGGGCGATTCAGCCTGTTGATGCGCTGCGGCTTTCCGCTGGCGGTGCGCATGGCCCCATTCGACTCGTGA